Genomic segment of Posidoniimonas corsicana:
GTGGGGCTCACGCCCGAGGACACGGCCGCCATGGTCAAAACGCTGGCCGAGGCCGGCATCGACTTCGTAAAGGACGACGAGCTGATGGCCAACCCGCCGCACTCGCCGTTCGACAAGCGCGTCGATGCGGTGATGCGGGTGGTCAATGACCACGCCGACCGCACCGGCAAGCGGGTGATGGTCACGTTCAACATCTCCGATGAACGCGACGCCATGCACCGTCACTACGACAAGGTCGTGGAATCCGGCAACACGGCCGCCATGATGAGCCTCAACAGCGTCGGCCTAGTAGGCGCGAAGGACATCTGCGACCGCGGCGAGCTGGTTATCCACGGCCACCGCAACGGGTGGGGCATGTTCAACCGCTGCCCCACGCTCGGCATGGGCTTCGCCGCGTACCAGAAGCTGTGGCGGCTGGCCGGCGTGGACCAGCTGCACGTCAACGGCATCGCCAACAAGTTCTGGGAGCCCGACGACTCCGTCGTGGCGTCGATCGAGTCCTGCCTGGCGCCGATGGCCGGCATGACGCCGCTGCTGCCGGTGGTCTCCTCCGGCCAGTGGGGCGGTCAGGCGTTCGAGACCTACCGCCGCACCCAAACGGTCGACCTGCTGTACATGGCGGGCGGCGGCATCATGGCCCACCCGAGCGGCCCTGCCGCCGGCGTCCGCTCGCTGCAGCAGGCCTGGCAGGCCGCCATCGACGGGCTCACGCTCGAGCAGGCCGCCGCCCAGCACGAAGAGTTCCGCCAGTCGGTCGAGAAGTTCGGCCGCAAGTAGTCCACACCGACAGGCAACCCACTCCCCCAAGACGTGACCGACAGCCCCTCAACAACGCCGCTGCGACTGGCCTACTACGCCGACGACTTCACCGGGTCGACCGACGCGCTGCAGGTACTGGCCCGCGCCGGTTTGCAGACACGGCTGTTTCTCAACGCGCCAACGCCCAACCAGCTGGCCGCGCACGGGCCGCTGGACGCGATCGGCGTGGCCGGCCGGTCGCGGTCGCTGCCGACCGAGCAGCTCGCCGGCGAGCTCCACCCCGCATTCGAAGCGCTCCGCAACCTGCGGCCTCGGCACGTGCACTACAAGGTCTGCTCGACATTTGACTCCTCGCCCGCCGTTGGCAGCATCGGCCGCGTGCTGGAGATTGGTTCGGATGTGTTCGCCGGCCCGTATGCGCCGATTGTGGTCGGCGCGCCCGCGCTCGGCCGGTGGTGCGTGTTCGGCAACCTGTTCGCCCGCTACGGCATTGGCTCCGAGGGCGGCGTCTACCGGCTGGACCGGCACCCGGCGATGTGGAACCACCCCACCACGCCCGCCACCGAGAGCGACCTGCGGCGGCAGCTTGCCCAGCAGACCGAACTGCCGGTCGGGCTGGTTGACGTGACCCACCTCGACGCCGGCCCCGAAGCAAGCGACGCCGCCCTGCAATCGCAGCTCGCCGCCGGCGCCCGCGCCGTGCTGTTCGACGCGATGACCGACGAACACCTCAACCGGGTCGGCCAGCTGCTCGAGGCTTCGGCCGCCGAGTCGGCCCCGCTGTTCTCGATCGGCTCGTCCGGCGTCGAGTCGGCGCTCGCCGCCCAGTGGCAAGCGGCCGCCCCGGCGGCGGCCTCGGCGTTGCCCCCAACCGACCAGCCGCTCTTGGTGATCGCCGGCAGCTGCTCGCCGGTCACGGCCGAACAGATCGACCACGCCCTGCAGAACGGCTTCGCCGAGGCGCCGCTCGACGCGGCCGCGTTGCTCGACGAGCGCCGGCAACGGCAGGCGATCGCCGACTGCTTGGAAGCGGCCCGCGTCGCGCTGACGGCCGGCCGGCCGGTGGTGGTGCACACCAGCCGCGGCGCCGATGACCCCCGACGCGCTGCGGTCGCCCAGGCCATGGAGCAACGCAGCCTTCCACCCGACTCCCTCGCGCAGCAGATCGGCGGGGCGCTCGGCGCAATCGCGCTGGAGTGCCGCCGCGCGGGCCTCGCCGGGCGGGTCTGCGTCGCCGGCGGCGACACCTCCAGCTACGCCGGCCGGGCGCTCGGCGTGGCGTCGCTCGCCATGCTGCACGACTTCTGGCCCGGCGCGCCGGTCTGCGCCGCCGCGTCGTCCGACCCCGCCGTCGACGGCCTGCCGATCGTCTTCAAGGGCGGGCAGGTGGGCGGCCCCGACTTCTTCACTCAACTCGCTCAATAACACTCTTTCCCGCAAGCGTAACGGAATGAAAATCGAAAAGCTGGGTCTGATCCACACCTCGGCCACGCTGGTGCCGGTCTTCGCCGACCTGTGCCAGGCGAAGCTGCCAGCGGTAAAGACGTTCAACATCGCCGACGACAGCCTCATCAAGGAGGTCATCGAGCGGCAGGAACTCACCCGCAGCGTCAGCCGCCGCGTCGGCAGCCACGTGCAGGCCGCCCAGCAGGCGGGCGCCGACTGCATCCTGGTGACCTGCTCGTCGATCGGCCCCGCAGTCGAGGCCGCCGCCGCCCTGGCCGACGTGCCGGTGCTGCGGGTCGACCAGCCGATGGCCGACAAGGCCGTGCGCATGGGCGCCAAGATCGGCGTTGCGGCGACGCTCCGCACCACCCTCGAACCAACCGCCGACCTGATCCGCCGACGCGCCCAGGCGGCCGGAAAGCGGGTCGAGATCAACGCCCAGCTCTGCGATGGCGCCTTCGAGGCCCTCATGTCCGGCGACGCCGCCAAGCACGACCAGATGGTCGGCGAAACACTCCGCCGGCTGGCCGCCGAGGTCGACGTGGTCGTGCTGGCCCAGGCCTCCATGGCCCGCGTGGCCGACGCGCTCGACCCGTCCGAGGTAACCACCCCGGTGCTCTCCAGCCCCGGCCTGGCCATCGACTTCCTCGCGGAGCAATCCTCTTGAAGCCGCTGCTCTCCCAAGTTGAACGCGCCGCTCTTTACCTCAGCCCAATCGCCCTGCTCGCCGCCGTGGCCGGCTTCGCCGGCGGAGCGACGGCGGTTGGTCAGTGGGCGGCCGCGGCCGCCTGCTTCGCGCTGGCGGTGGGGATCGGTTCGGTCGAGTCGCTCCGCACGTTCCGCTTCACCGCCTGG
This window contains:
- a CDS encoding four-carbon acid sugar kinase family protein, giving the protein MTDSPSTTPLRLAYYADDFTGSTDALQVLARAGLQTRLFLNAPTPNQLAAHGPLDAIGVAGRSRSLPTEQLAGELHPAFEALRNLRPRHVHYKVCSTFDSSPAVGSIGRVLEIGSDVFAGPYAPIVVGAPALGRWCVFGNLFARYGIGSEGGVYRLDRHPAMWNHPTTPATESDLRRQLAQQTELPVGLVDVTHLDAGPEASDAALQSQLAAGARAVLFDAMTDEHLNRVGQLLEASAAESAPLFSIGSSGVESALAAQWQAAAPAAASALPPTDQPLLVIAGSCSPVTAEQIDHALQNGFAEAPLDAAALLDERRQRQAIADCLEAARVALTAGRPVVVHTSRGADDPRRAAVAQAMEQRSLPPDSLAQQIGGALGAIALECRRAGLAGRVCVAGGDTSSYAGRALGVASLAMLHDFWPGAPVCAAASSDPAVDGLPIVFKGGQVGGPDFFTQLAQ
- a CDS encoding aspartate/glutamate racemase family protein, encoding MKIEKLGLIHTSATLVPVFADLCQAKLPAVKTFNIADDSLIKEVIERQELTRSVSRRVGSHVQAAQQAGADCILVTCSSIGPAVEAAAALADVPVLRVDQPMADKAVRMGAKIGVAATLRTTLEPTADLIRRRAQAAGKRVEINAQLCDGAFEALMSGDAAKHDQMVGETLRRLAAEVDVVVLAQASMARVADALDPSEVTTPVLSSPGLAIDFLAEQSS
- a CDS encoding ribulose-bisphosphate carboxylase large subunit family protein — encoded protein: MEHLKATYLIETPLPVDDAAAVLAGEQSSGTFVSVPGETAELKQRYAARVESVTPLEDVDSPSLPGCRAGDGPYHHAQVTIAWPAHNFGPNLPTLLSTVGGNLYELTQLSGVKLLDLELPESFADHFRGPAHGVGGSRRATGVEGRPLIGTIIKPSVGLTPEDTAAMVKTLAEAGIDFVKDDELMANPPHSPFDKRVDAVMRVVNDHADRTGKRVMVTFNISDERDAMHRHYDKVVESGNTAAMMSLNSVGLVGAKDICDRGELVIHGHRNGWGMFNRCPTLGMGFAAYQKLWRLAGVDQLHVNGIANKFWEPDDSVVASIESCLAPMAGMTPLLPVVSSGQWGGQAFETYRRTQTVDLLYMAGGGIMAHPSGPAAGVRSLQQAWQAAIDGLTLEQAAAQHEEFRQSVEKFGRK